A window of Primulina huaijiensis isolate GDHJ02 chromosome 9, ASM1229523v2, whole genome shotgun sequence contains these coding sequences:
- the LOC140984508 gene encoding azadirone synthase LFS-like — translation MADAVELPIIDLACSDCNASARSIREACMEYGFFYLINHGVEESLLQKVLEGNKMFFSLCLEEKMKLAYKNYRGYTPLYAEKLDPSASSRGDSKESFYIGPLEDTPSHGNLNQWPSDEVLPGWRSIMEDYYEQVMNAGKRLLKLFAMALNLDKNFFYDVGAFNPPNGFLRLLRYPGELGSSDEEIYGASAHSDYGMITLLATDGIRGLQVCKEKFKEPRVWENVHHVPGTFIVNIGDMMERWTNCLFRSTLHQVMPTGQERYSVAFFFDPNPDCVVECLKSCCNESAPPRFPPIRAGDYLEERFKVTYGS, via the exons ATGGCGGACGCTGTTGAGCTTCCGATTATCGACCTCGCTTGTTCCGACTGCAACGCCTCAGCTCGTTCCATTCGAGAG GCATGCATGGAATACGGTTTCTTTTACCTTATAAATCATGGTGTCGAGGAATCCTTGTTGCAGAAAGTGCTCGAAGGAAACAAAATGTTTTTTTCCCTTTGCCTTGAAGAGAAGATGAAACTGGCTTACAAGAACTATAGAGGTTACACGCCACTCTACGCTGAAAAGCTGGACCCTTCTGCCAGTTCAAGAG GTGACTCAAAAGAAAGTTTCTACATTGGTCCTCTTGAAGATACACCATCTCATGGGAACCTGAACCAGTGGCCATCAGATG AGGTTTTGCCAGGCTGGAGGTCTATCATGGAAGACTATTATGAACAGGTCAT GAATGCTGGGAAAAGGCTCCTCAAATTATTTGCTATGGCACTGAACTTAGACAAAAACTTCTTCTATGATGTGGGGGCATTTAATCCACCAAATGGTTTTCTTCGCTTGTTACGTTATCCAG GCGAGTTAGGATCATCTGATGAAGAAATATATGGTGCTTCTGCTCATTCAGATTATGGCATGATAACTCTTTTGGCAACAGATGGTATACGTGGACTTCAGG TTTGCAAAGAAAAATTCAAGGAGCCTCGAGTGTGGGAAAATGTGCATCATGTCCCCGG GACTTTCATTGTTAACATTGGTGACATGATGGAGAGGTGGACAAATTGTCTGTTTCG GTCGACCTTGCATCAAGTAATGCCAACTGGTCAAGAGCGATATTCG GTGGCTTTCTTTTTTGATCCAAATCCCGATTGTGTGGTGGAATGCTTAAAGAGTTGCTGCAATGAATCAGCTCCTCCAAG ATTTCCTCCTATTCGTGCTGGCGACTACCTGGAGGAGCGTTTTAAGGTTACATATGGGTCATAA
- the LOC140984509 gene encoding azadirone synthase LFS-like, producing the protein MADAVELPMIDLACSECNASARSIRKACTEYGFFYLINHGVNESLLQKVLEGNKMFFSLCLEEKMKLARKNYRGYTPLYAEKLDPSASSRGDSKESFYIGPLEDTPSHGNLNQWPSDEVLPGWRSIMEDYYERVMNAGKRLLKLFAMALNLDKNFFYDVGAFNPPNGLLRLIRYPGELGSSDEEIYGASAHSDYGMITLLATDGVGGLQVCKEKFKEPRVWENVHHVPGTFIVNIGDMMERWTNCLFRSTLHQVMPTGQERYSVAFFFDPNPDCVVECLKSCCNESAPPRFPPIRAGDYLEERFKVTYGS; encoded by the exons GCATGCACGGAATACGGTTTCTTTTACCTTATAAATCATGGTGTCAACGAATCCTTGTTGCAGAAAGTGCTCGAAGGAAACAAAATGTTTTTTTCCCTTTGCCTTGAAGAGAAGATGAAACTGGCTCGCAAGAACTATAGAGGTTACACGCCACTCTATGCTGAAAAGCTGGACCCTTCTGCCAGTTCAAGAG GTGACTCAAAAGAAAGTTTCTACATTGGTCCTCTTGAAGATACACCATCTCATGGGAACCTGAACCAGTGGCCATCAGATG AGGTTTTGCCAGGCTGGAGGTCTATCATGGAAGACTATTATGAACGGGTCAT GAATGCTGGGAAAAGGCTTCTCAAATTATTTGCTATGGCATTGAACTTAGACAAAAACTTCTTCTATGATGTGGGAGCATTTAATCCACCAAATGGTCTTCTTCGCTTGATACGTTATCCag GTGAGTTAGGATCATCTGATGAAGAAATATATGGTGCTTCTGCTCATTCAGATTATGGCATGATAACTCTTTTGGCAACAGATGGCGTAGGTGGACTTCAGG TTTGCAAAGAAAAATTCAAGGAGCCTCGAGTGTGGGAAAATGTGCATCATGTCCCCGG GACTTTCATTGTTAACATTGGTGACATGATGGAGAGGTGGACAAATTGTCTGTTTCG GTCGACCTTGCATCAAGTAATGCCAACTGGTCAAGAGCGATATTCG GTGGCTTTCTTTTTTGATCCAAATCCCGATTGTGTGGTGGAATGCTTAAAGAGTTGCTGCAATGAATCAGCTCCTCCAAG ATTTCCTCCTATTCGCGCTGGCGACTACCTGGAGGAGCGTTTTAAGGTTACATATGGATCGTAG